From the genome of Candidatus Methylomirabilota bacterium, one region includes:
- the trpD gene encoding anthranilate phosphoribosyltransferase, which produces MITEAVRTLIERRDLSRIEAAAAMEAIMSGAATNAQIAAFLTALRMKGETVEELIGFAQVMRAKAVRVRTRADEVAGLTGTDRDMLIDTCGTGGDAAGTFNVSTATAFVVAGAGLRVAKHGNRSVSSLCGSADVVETLGINLELPPPKVSRCVDEVGIGFLYAPLLHTAMKHVMAARREMGVRTVFNMLGPLTNPAGANAQVIGVYAAALTEPLARVLAELGTHRAFVVHGADGLDEISNTGESRVSEVREGVVGTFSVRPEDFGMPRAAIGDLKGGDREQNAEIIRGILAGEPGPKRDIVLMNASAALVAGGRARDLKEGVELAARSIDTGAARGRLERLVAFSQELAREGAS; this is translated from the coding sequence ATCATCACCGAGGCGGTCCGGACGCTGATCGAGCGCCGCGACCTCTCGCGCATCGAGGCCGCGGCGGCGATGGAGGCGATCATGTCCGGCGCGGCGACGAACGCGCAGATCGCCGCGTTCCTGACGGCGCTCCGCATGAAGGGCGAGACCGTGGAGGAGCTGATCGGTTTCGCCCAGGTGATGCGCGCGAAGGCCGTCCGCGTCCGAACACGCGCCGACGAGGTCGCGGGGCTCACCGGCACCGACCGCGACATGCTCATCGACACCTGCGGCACGGGCGGGGACGCGGCCGGCACCTTCAACGTCTCGACCGCGACGGCGTTCGTCGTCGCCGGCGCCGGGCTCCGCGTCGCCAAGCACGGCAACCGCTCGGTCTCCTCGCTCTGCGGCTCGGCCGACGTGGTCGAGACGCTCGGGATCAACCTCGAGCTCCCGCCGCCGAAGGTCAGCCGCTGCGTCGACGAGGTCGGTATCGGCTTCCTCTACGCCCCGCTCCTGCACACGGCGATGAAGCACGTGATGGCCGCGCGGCGCGAGATGGGCGTGCGCACCGTGTTCAACATGCTCGGCCCGCTCACGAATCCGGCGGGCGCCAACGCCCAGGTGATCGGCGTCTACGCGGCGGCCCTCACCGAGCCGCTCGCGCGCGTCCTCGCGGAGCTCGGCACGCACCGGGCCTTCGTCGTCCACGGCGCGGACGGCCTCGACGAGATCTCCAACACGGGCGAGAGCCGCGTCTCAGAGGTGCGCGAGGGCGTCGTCGGCACGTTCAGCGTGCGGCCCGAGGACTTCGGGATGCCGCGCGCCGCGATCGGCGATCTGAAGGGCGGCGATCGGGAGCAGAACGCCGAGATCATCCGCGGGATCCTCGCCGGCGAGCCCGGGCCCAAGCGCGACATCGTCCTGATGAACGCCTCGGCCGCGCTCGTCGCGGGGGGCCGGGCGCGCGACCTGAAGGAAGGCGTCGAGCTGGCGGCGCGCTCGATCGACACGGGGGCCGCGCGCGGCCGGCTCGAGCGCCTCGTCGCCTTCTCCCAGGAGCTCGCGCGGGAGGGCGCCTCCTAA
- a CDS encoding HIT family protein — MTECVFCKICAGQTPAMKIYEDLRTLCIMDINPLNPGHCLVLTKAHAATIFEAEPADLQAAIVTAKRVAVALKQTLAPEGLNVLQANGPAAFQSVAHFHLHLIPRWTRDGRGFDWRLEPGDRAEIAKTGEKLRAALTGAK, encoded by the coding sequence ATGACCGAGTGCGTCTTCTGCAAGATCTGCGCGGGACAGACCCCGGCGATGAAGATCTACGAGGATCTGCGGACCCTCTGCATCATGGACATCAACCCGCTCAACCCGGGGCACTGCCTGGTCCTCACCAAGGCCCACGCCGCCACGATCTTCGAGGCCGAGCCGGCCGACCTCCAGGCGGCGATCGTGACGGCCAAGCGCGTGGCCGTGGCCCTCAAGCAGACGCTCGCGCCGGAGGGGCTCAACGTGCTCCAGGCCAACGGCCCGGCCGCGTTCCAGTCCGTGGCCCACTTCCACCTGCACCTCATCCCGCGCTGGACGCGCGACGGCCGGGGCTTCGACTGGCGGCTCGAGCCCGGCGACCGCGCCGAGATCGCGAAGACGGGCGAGAAGCTCCGCGCGGCGCTGACGGGCGCCAAATGA
- a CDS encoding GNAT family N-acetyltransferase — translation MRALRDDEVALFKTLRLSALADAPDAFARTLAHAAAQPASYWEELTRSMTAPGGQVMFVAEDGPRAVGLVFGLLDRAQPTVGRVGGMWVAPEARGRGAGLALLDAVLGWARTRGLDRLELWVTEGNSAAVRLYRRAGFVETGARDVLPANEALATVQMALALY, via the coding sequence GTGAGGGCGCTGAGGGACGACGAGGTCGCGCTGTTCAAAACGCTCCGCCTCAGCGCGCTGGCCGACGCTCCGGATGCCTTCGCCCGGACGCTCGCCCACGCCGCGGCGCAGCCCGCGTCCTACTGGGAGGAGCTCACGCGCTCGATGACGGCGCCCGGCGGCCAGGTCATGTTCGTCGCCGAGGACGGGCCGCGCGCCGTCGGCCTCGTCTTTGGCCTCCTCGACCGCGCGCAGCCGACGGTCGGCCGCGTGGGCGGCATGTGGGTCGCTCCCGAGGCGCGCGGCCGGGGCGCGGGCCTGGCGCTGCTCGACGCCGTCCTCGGCTGGGCGCGCACACGCGGCCTCGACCGGCTCGAGCTGTGGGTGACCGAGGGCAACTCGGCGGCGGTGAGACTCTACCGTCGCGCGGGCTTCGTCGAGACGGGGGCGCGCGACGTGCTGCCCGCGAACGAGGCGCTCGCCACGGTCCAGATGGCCCTGGCGTTATACTAA
- a CDS encoding cobalamin B12-binding domain-containing protein: MTAGRAVRVVVAKPGLDGHDRGAKIVARALRDAGFEVIYTGLHQTPEQIVAAAIQEDADAIGLSVLSGAHTHLFTRVLELLREKGAEDVVVFGGGIIPPEDIAALKRLGVKELFTPGASTQDIVSFVREHVRAAV; this comes from the coding sequence ATGACGGCCGGCCGCGCGGTGCGCGTCGTCGTCGCCAAACCCGGCCTCGACGGCCACGACCGCGGCGCGAAGATCGTCGCGCGTGCGCTGCGCGACGCGGGGTTCGAGGTGATCTACACGGGGCTCCACCAGACGCCCGAGCAGATCGTCGCGGCGGCGATCCAGGAGGACGCCGACGCGATCGGCCTCAGCGTGCTCTCCGGCGCCCACACCCATCTCTTCACGCGGGTTCTCGAGCTCCTCCGCGAGAAGGGCGCCGAGGATGTCGTCGTCTTCGGCGGCGGCATCATCCCGCCCGAGGACATCGCGGCGCTCAAGCGGCTCGGCGTCAAGGAGCTGTTCACCCCCGGCGCCTCCACCCAGGACATCGTCAGCTTCGTCCGCGAGCACGTCCGGGCCGCCGTCTGA
- a CDS encoding acyl-CoA dehydrogenase family protein: MNLEPSDEQQMIQAMAREFAESAIRPIAAEIDREARFPHETVKRMGELGLMGIAIPEQWGGSGADTVAYVLALEEIAKACASHAVIMSVNNSLYGDPVHTYGTDAQRERFLTPVASGRAHGCFALTEPQAGSDATNQHTVAVRDGDAYVLNGRKLFITNGREASFALVFCQTDRAQRHHGISAFVVEKGTPGFAVSKTEDKLGIRASDTAELVFDDCRVPAANRLGAEGQGFRIAMAALDGGRIGIAAQAVGIAAGAYERALAYARERKAFGVAIGQHQMVQWMLADMATAIDGARLLTLRAAALKDAGRPVTGAAAMAKLFAAETAMKVTTDAVQVHGGYGFIKDYEVERYFRDAKITQIYEGTSQIQKLVIAREALGA; encoded by the coding sequence ATGAACCTCGAGCCGAGCGACGAGCAGCAGATGATCCAGGCGATGGCGCGGGAGTTCGCCGAGTCCGCGATCCGCCCCATCGCCGCCGAGATCGACCGGGAGGCCCGGTTCCCCCACGAGACCGTCAAGCGGATGGGTGAGCTGGGGCTCATGGGCATCGCGATTCCGGAGCAATGGGGGGGCAGCGGCGCCGACACTGTCGCCTACGTCCTGGCGCTCGAGGAGATCGCGAAGGCCTGCGCGAGCCACGCCGTCATCATGTCGGTGAACAACTCGCTCTACGGCGACCCGGTCCACACGTACGGCACCGACGCCCAGCGCGAGCGCTTCCTCACGCCCGTCGCCTCCGGCCGGGCGCACGGCTGCTTCGCCCTCACGGAGCCCCAGGCGGGCTCCGACGCCACGAACCAGCACACGGTCGCCGTCCGCGACGGCGACGCGTACGTCCTGAACGGGCGGAAGCTCTTCATCACGAACGGGCGGGAGGCCTCCTTCGCCCTCGTCTTCTGCCAGACGGACCGCGCGCAGCGCCACCACGGGATCTCGGCGTTCGTGGTCGAGAAGGGCACGCCCGGCTTCGCCGTGTCCAAGACCGAGGACAAGCTCGGCATCCGCGCCTCGGACACGGCCGAGCTCGTGTTCGACGACTGCCGCGTGCCCGCCGCGAACCGGCTCGGCGCGGAGGGGCAGGGGTTCAGGATCGCGATGGCCGCGCTCGACGGCGGGCGGATCGGGATCGCGGCTCAGGCGGTGGGGATCGCGGCGGGCGCGTACGAGCGGGCGCTCGCGTACGCGCGCGAGAGGAAGGCGTTCGGCGTGGCGATCGGCCAGCACCAGATGGTCCAGTGGATGCTCGCCGACATGGCGACGGCGATCGATGGCGCGCGGCTCCTGACGCTCCGGGCGGCCGCGCTCAAGGACGCGGGCCGGCCGGTCACGGGCGCGGCGGCGATGGCCAAGCTCTTCGCGGCCGAGACCGCCATGAAGGTGACGACCGACGCGGTCCAGGTGCACGGCGGCTACGGGTTCATCAAGGACTACGAGGTCGAGCGCTACTTCCGCGACGCGAAGATCACGCAGATCTACGAGGGCACCTCGCAGATCCAGAAGCTCGTGATCGCGCGCGAGGCGCTCGGCGCGTGA
- a CDS encoding electron transfer flavoprotein subunit beta/FixA family protein encodes MKILVAVKQVPDTATQVKIGADPRAIDTAGITWIVSPYDEFAVEEALRIKEKRGQGEVVAVSLGPERVKEALRSCLAMGCDRAIHLNDAAWNDADTLATARALAAVVKQEQPGLVLCGRQAIDDDMGAVTAQLAELLGWACASWIMEEAVDADGKTVRVARQVEGGLEIFDLPLPAILAAQKGLNEPRYPTLKGIMGAKKKEIRDVKAADLGLGAEPPQLSVVSLQALPPRPPGRIIQGDVPTAVRELVRALREDAKAI; translated from the coding sequence ATGAAGATCCTGGTGGCCGTCAAGCAGGTGCCCGACACGGCGACGCAGGTGAAGATCGGCGCCGACCCACGCGCGATCGACACCGCGGGCATCACGTGGATCGTCTCGCCCTACGACGAGTTCGCCGTCGAGGAGGCCCTGCGCATCAAGGAGAAGCGCGGCCAGGGCGAGGTGGTGGCCGTGTCGCTCGGCCCCGAGCGCGTGAAGGAGGCGCTGCGCTCGTGCCTCGCGATGGGGTGCGATCGCGCGATCCACCTGAACGACGCCGCGTGGAACGACGCCGACACGCTCGCGACCGCCCGGGCGCTCGCCGCGGTGGTCAAGCAGGAGCAGCCCGGCCTCGTGCTCTGCGGACGGCAGGCGATCGACGACGACATGGGCGCGGTGACGGCGCAGCTCGCCGAGCTGCTGGGCTGGGCGTGCGCCTCCTGGATCATGGAGGAGGCCGTGGACGCCGACGGCAAGACGGTCCGCGTCGCGCGCCAGGTCGAGGGCGGCCTCGAGATCTTCGACCTCCCGCTCCCGGCGATCCTCGCGGCGCAGAAGGGGCTCAACGAGCCGCGCTATCCGACGCTGAAGGGCATCATGGGCGCGAAGAAGAAGGAGATCAGGGACGTGAAGGCCGCGGACCTCGGGCTCGGCGCCGAGCCGCCGCAGCTCTCGGTGGTCTCCCTCCAGGCGCTCCCGCCCCGTCCCCCCGGGCGCATCATCCAGGGCGACGTGCCGACAGCGGTCCGAGAGCTCGTGCGCGCGCTGCGCGAAGACGCCAAAGCCATCTAG
- a CDS encoding methylmalonyl-CoA mutase family protein, translated as MSDERGPEAAPHEPAKGSERPVRFESLSGIPLAPLYTPADLEGKSYEERLGRPGEYPYTRGVYPTMYRGRLWTMRMFAGFGSPEDTNARFKYLLAQGQTGLSTAFDMPALMGYDADHPRARGEVGKEGVSISTLDDFARLFADIPLGEVTTSMTINCTASVALAMYLALADRQGVAWDRVGGTMQNDMLKEFIAQKEWICPPEPAVRIVTDMIEFTSKHVPRFNPVSISGYHIREAGSTAVQELAFTLADGLAYVEAALARGLDVDAFAPRLSFFFDVHNDFFEEIAKLRAARRMWARFMKERYRAKRPESMRLRTHTQTAGVSATAQQPLNNIARVAIQALAAVLGGAQSLHTNSYDETWALPTEEAVTVALRTQQIIAEETGVALTIDPLGGAYFLESLTDRMEEAALAYIRKIDAMGGMIRAIDAGYPQREIADAAYRYQLMDDRGEKVVVGVNKYAMPEERPIHYLKIDEAVELEQIARVGRFKASRDMTKVGRRLAQLADACRNGQNVMPVLIDAVRDDASLGEISDVYREVFGLYREPIIF; from the coding sequence ATGAGCGACGAGCGTGGGCCGGAGGCGGCGCCGCACGAGCCGGCGAAGGGGTCCGAGCGGCCGGTGAGGTTCGAGTCGCTCTCGGGCATCCCGCTGGCACCGCTCTACACGCCGGCGGACCTCGAGGGCAAGTCCTACGAGGAGCGGCTGGGCCGCCCGGGCGAGTACCCGTACACCCGCGGCGTTTACCCGACGATGTACCGCGGCCGGCTCTGGACCATGCGGATGTTCGCCGGCTTCGGCAGCCCGGAGGACACGAACGCGCGCTTCAAGTACCTCCTCGCGCAGGGCCAGACCGGCCTCTCGACCGCCTTCGACATGCCCGCGCTGATGGGCTACGACGCCGACCACCCGCGCGCGCGCGGCGAAGTGGGCAAGGAGGGCGTCTCGATCTCCACGCTCGATGACTTCGCGCGCCTCTTCGCCGACATCCCGCTGGGCGAGGTGACGACGTCCATGACGATCAACTGCACCGCGTCGGTCGCGCTCGCGATGTACCTGGCGCTCGCCGACCGGCAGGGCGTCGCGTGGGACCGGGTCGGCGGCACGATGCAGAACGACATGCTCAAGGAGTTCATCGCGCAGAAGGAATGGATCTGCCCGCCCGAGCCGGCCGTCCGGATCGTGACCGACATGATCGAGTTCACGTCCAAGCACGTGCCGCGGTTCAACCCGGTCTCGATCTCTGGCTACCACATCCGCGAGGCCGGCTCGACCGCGGTGCAGGAGCTCGCGTTCACGCTGGCGGACGGGCTCGCCTACGTCGAGGCGGCCCTGGCGCGGGGGCTCGACGTGGACGCGTTCGCGCCGCGGCTCAGCTTCTTCTTCGACGTCCACAACGACTTCTTCGAGGAGATCGCGAAGCTCCGCGCCGCGCGGCGGATGTGGGCGCGCTTCATGAAGGAGCGCTACCGCGCCAAGCGGCCCGAGTCCATGCGCCTGCGCACCCACACGCAAACCGCGGGCGTGTCGGCGACCGCGCAACAGCCGCTCAACAACATCGCGCGTGTCGCGATTCAGGCGTTGGCCGCGGTGCTCGGCGGCGCTCAGTCGCTCCACACCAACTCCTATGATGAAACGTGGGCGCTGCCTACCGAAGAGGCGGTTACTGTCGCCCTTCGTACTCAACAGATCATCGCCGAGGAAACCGGCGTCGCCCTCACCATCGACCCGCTCGGCGGCGCGTATTTTCTCGAGTCGCTGACCGACCGGATGGAGGAGGCGGCGCTCGCGTACATCCGGAAGATCGACGCGATGGGCGGCATGATCCGCGCGATCGACGCGGGCTACCCGCAGAGGGAGATCGCCGACGCCGCGTACCGCTACCAGCTGATGGACGACCGGGGCGAGAAGGTCGTGGTCGGCGTCAACAAGTACGCGATGCCGGAGGAGCGCCCGATCCACTACCTGAAGATCGACGAGGCGGTCGAGCTCGAGCAGATCGCGAGGGTGGGCCGGTTCAAGGCGTCGCGGGACATGACGAAGGTGGGGCGGCGGCTCGCGCAGCTCGCCGACGCGTGCCGGAACGGCCAGAACGTGATGCCCGTGCTCATCGACGCCGTGCGCGACGACGCGAGCCTCGGCGAGATCTCGGACGTGTACCGCGAGGTCTTCGGCCTGTACCGCGAACCGATCATTTTCTAG
- a CDS encoding branched-chain amino acid aminotransferase produces the protein MSEPIRVTRAATKKRKPKDSDLTFGTVFTDHMFVADFQEEKGWYDPRIEPYGPFSLDPACAVLHYAQAVFDGLKAFRGKDGQVRLFRPQKHIERLNNSARRLCIPPVDPELALKALVELVRIEKEWVPSTVGTSLYIRPTIIASEPFLGVRPAKSYIYYVILSPVGAYYPEGLNPVKILVVDHYVRAVEGGVGGVKTGVNYASSLYAAEEAKRQGFTQVLWLDGRERKYLDEVGTMNIMLKIGDEVVTPSLGHGTILPGVTRDSALTLMREWGLRVSERQVSIDEVARAAHDGTLAEVWGTGTAAVISPVGELAYKGERIVINGGRIGELTRKLYDAIVGIQYGTAPDTHGWTVEVTP, from the coding sequence ATGAGCGAGCCGATCAGGGTCACCCGGGCCGCGACGAAGAAGCGGAAGCCGAAGGACAGCGACCTGACCTTCGGCACGGTCTTCACCGACCACATGTTCGTGGCGGACTTCCAGGAGGAGAAAGGCTGGTACGACCCGCGGATCGAGCCGTACGGGCCGTTCAGCCTGGACCCGGCGTGCGCCGTCCTCCATTACGCGCAGGCGGTGTTCGACGGCCTCAAGGCCTTCCGCGGCAAAGACGGGCAGGTCCGGCTGTTCCGGCCGCAGAAGCACATCGAGCGGCTGAACAACTCCGCCCGGCGTCTGTGCATTCCGCCGGTGGATCCGGAGCTCGCCCTGAAGGCGCTCGTGGAGCTGGTGCGGATCGAGAAGGAGTGGGTGCCGTCCACGGTCGGGACGTCGCTCTACATCCGCCCCACGATCATCGCGAGCGAGCCCTTCCTGGGCGTGCGGCCGGCGAAGTCCTACATCTATTACGTCATCCTGTCGCCCGTCGGCGCGTACTATCCCGAGGGCCTCAACCCCGTGAAGATCCTGGTCGTGGACCACTACGTCCGCGCCGTCGAGGGCGGGGTCGGTGGGGTGAAGACCGGCGTCAACTACGCGTCGAGCCTCTACGCCGCCGAGGAGGCGAAGCGCCAGGGGTTCACCCAGGTGCTCTGGCTCGACGGGCGCGAGCGGAAGTACCTCGACGAGGTCGGCACGATGAACATCATGCTGAAGATCGGCGACGAGGTGGTCACGCCGTCGCTCGGCCACGGCACGATCCTGCCCGGCGTGACGCGCGACTCGGCGCTCACGCTCATGCGCGAGTGGGGGCTCCGCGTCTCCGAGCGCCAGGTCTCGATCGACGAGGTCGCGCGGGCCGCCCACGACGGCACGCTCGCGGAGGTGTGGGGCACGGGCACCGCGGCGGTCATCTCGCCCGTCGGCGAGCTCGCCTACAAGGGCGAGCGGATCGTCATCAACGGCGGACGGATCGGCGAGCTGACGCGGAAGCTCTACGACGCGATCGTCGGCATCCAGTACGGCACCGCGCCCGACACGCACGGGTGGACCGTCGAGGTGACGCCATGA
- a CDS encoding electron transfer flavoprotein subunit alpha/FixB family protein, whose translation MPNAWWCIVEDDRQGMPKKVMAEVIGEVSRLSGGQTEAVWLTDKATDAGLTQLGEWGVGKVWLLENAGLAPYRSEVWAGALAALATKESPKAILGAVTSRQREMIPRLAAKLGVGLAADCVALALEGDKLVATRPVYAGKLLAKVTWAKGPWVATLRPNVFRPAEAKPGRTAAVERPATSPPPALMKFVERREEAATGLPELAEAEIVISGGRGMKGPENYVILEDLGRVIGAAVGASRAAVDAGWRPHRFQIGQTGRTISPKLYLGFGVSGAIQHLAGMRTSKVIVAVNKDPEAPIFKIADYGIVADLFEVVPELTKEFKKLLEK comes from the coding sequence ATGCCGAACGCATGGTGGTGCATCGTCGAGGACGACCGGCAGGGGATGCCGAAGAAAGTGATGGCCGAGGTGATCGGCGAGGTCTCGCGCCTCTCGGGCGGCCAGACCGAGGCCGTCTGGCTTACCGACAAGGCGACCGACGCGGGCCTCACGCAGCTCGGCGAGTGGGGGGTCGGCAAGGTGTGGCTCCTGGAGAACGCGGGGCTCGCGCCCTACCGCAGCGAGGTGTGGGCCGGCGCGCTCGCCGCGCTGGCCACGAAGGAGTCGCCGAAGGCCATCCTCGGTGCCGTGACGAGCCGCCAGCGCGAGATGATCCCGCGCCTCGCCGCGAAGCTCGGCGTCGGGCTCGCGGCCGACTGCGTGGCGCTGGCGCTCGAGGGCGACAAGCTGGTCGCGACGCGGCCCGTGTACGCGGGCAAGCTCCTCGCGAAGGTGACGTGGGCGAAGGGCCCGTGGGTCGCGACGCTGCGCCCGAATGTCTTCCGCCCGGCCGAGGCCAAGCCGGGCCGGACGGCCGCGGTCGAGCGGCCGGCGACGTCGCCGCCGCCGGCCCTCATGAAGTTCGTCGAGCGACGCGAGGAGGCCGCGACGGGGCTGCCCGAGCTCGCCGAGGCCGAGATCGTGATCTCCGGCGGGCGCGGCATGAAGGGGCCGGAGAACTACGTGATCCTCGAGGACCTGGGGCGCGTCATCGGCGCGGCGGTGGGCGCCTCGCGCGCGGCCGTGGACGCGGGCTGGCGGCCCCACCGCTTCCAGATCGGCCAGACGGGCCGGACGATCTCGCCGAAGCTCTACCTGGGCTTCGGGGTCTCGGGCGCGATCCAGCACCTCGCGGGGATGCGGACGTCGAAGGTCATCGTCGCCGTGAACAAGGACCCGGAGGCGCCGATCTTCAAGATCGCCGACTACGGCATCGTGGCCGACCTCTTCGAGGTCGTCCCGGAGCTCACCAAAGAGTTCAAGAAGCTGCTGGAGAAATGA
- a CDS encoding GntR family transcriptional regulator: MRTNGNGRANGRVPRYHRIAEALRARIREGALRPGARLDNQRRLAQSFGVTLMTLRQALELLEREHLISRRHGLGTFVAAPSIDYDILQLRRFAGDLQAKGEHVTTRLVGTKFLVPDHRVADALGLGPRARVLALERLRLVDGHPMSLQRSFLPAPIGEEVVRADLARTPLHQVLEFKLGVAIERARETVSAVRLGRREARELGCRPGAPAFESERVSYDAGGAPIVFDRVFIPGDRFRITRELHYEQCERQDAGAAAGTPVRGER; encoded by the coding sequence GTGAGGACGAACGGGAACGGCAGGGCCAACGGGCGGGTCCCGCGCTACCACCGGATCGCCGAGGCGCTCCGCGCGCGGATCCGTGAGGGCGCGCTCCGGCCCGGCGCCCGGCTCGACAACCAGCGACGGCTCGCGCAGAGCTTCGGCGTGACGCTGATGACGCTGCGGCAGGCGCTCGAGCTGCTCGAGCGCGAGCACCTGATCTCGCGCCGTCACGGCCTCGGGACGTTCGTCGCCGCGCCCTCCATCGACTACGACATCCTGCAGCTCCGCCGGTTCGCGGGCGACCTCCAGGCCAAGGGCGAGCACGTGACGACGCGCCTGGTCGGGACGAAGTTCCTCGTGCCCGACCACCGTGTCGCCGACGCGCTCGGGCTGGGGCCGCGCGCGCGCGTGCTCGCGCTCGAGCGGCTCCGCCTGGTGGACGGCCACCCGATGAGCCTCCAGCGCTCGTTCCTCCCGGCGCCGATCGGCGAGGAGGTCGTCCGCGCCGACCTGGCGCGCACGCCGCTCCACCAGGTGCTCGAGTTCAAGCTGGGCGTCGCGATCGAGCGCGCGCGCGAGACGGTGTCGGCGGTGCGCCTCGGCCGTCGCGAGGCGCGCGAGCTCGGCTGCCGCCCCGGGGCGCCCGCGTTCGAGTCCGAGCGCGTGTCCTACGACGCGGGCGGCGCGCCCATCGTCTTCGATCGCGTGTTCATCCCCGGCGATCGCTTCCGGATCACCCGGGAGCTCCATTACGAGCAGTGCGAGCGGCAGGACGCCGGCGCTGCCGCAGGCACGCCCGTCCGAGGCGAGCGGTGA